Proteins from one Brevibacillus humidisoli genomic window:
- a CDS encoding amino acid ABC transporter permease, whose protein sequence is MDREYLMQGELVLIVLILTFVGTLLYAKRASKKKRDQMKK, encoded by the coding sequence GTGGATCGAGAATATCTCATGCAGGGAGAATTAGTACTGATCGTATTGATCCTGACATTTGTCGGCACGCTTCTATACGCCAAGCGGGCGTCAAAAAAGAAACGCGATCAGATGAAAAAATAA